The genome window TGAGGCAGTCCAGGCTAATCAGGGCGTGGAATATGGGGAAGTCTCCTTTAACCCGCTCAAGGGACTCGAAACCTTAGAAGAACTGGATGCCTATCCCTGGCCCAGTCCGGATGATTTCGACTATGTAACAGCCGCAGCAGAGGCCAAAGAACTGGCAAAAGAGTTTGTAACCCTGGGACCATGGGTTTCCCTTTTTGAGGTGTATTGTCAAATGCGGGGCCTGGAGGATGCTTTGATGGACACTGTGATGAATCCTGAATTCCTTCACAAAGCTCTGGACTATATAGCCGATTCTCAAGGGGAGATGGTACGCCGCTTTCTGGAAGCTGCAGAAGGTGCTATCGATCTGGTCTTTCTCAGTGATGACATGGGTTCACAGACAAGCCTTTTAATGTCTCCCGATTCATTTGATGAGTTCCTCTTTCCAAGGATGAAAAAGTGGTGTGATATGATTCATTCCTATGGAGCAAGGGTCTTGTTTCACACAGATGGAGCTTCCGAACCCATAATCCCTCGTTTAATTGAAGCAGGTGTGGATGTACTGAATCCGATACAGCATGTCTGTACCGGAATGGATTGCAAATCGATCAAGGCTAAGTATGGAGATAAGATCATTTTCCATGGCGGTGTGGAAAATCAGAAGATCCTCCCCTTCGGCACAGCAGAAGAAGTGGCTCAGGAAACAAAAATGTGCCTTGAAGAACTAGGCCCTCAGGGTTATCTCCCCTGCTCCTGTCACTTTGCCCAGGCGGGAACGCCTATTGCAAATGTAATGGCGCTCATTGAGACAGTTCAGAATTTCTCTTTATAGTGTATAGAATTATTAAATTTTCATTCCGGCCGAAGAAGCCTGGCCGGAATGAGAACTTACGCCGACCCGGCCATTATGTTAGGGTCAAACTGTAGGAGCAGGAAAACTCCTGCCCCTTTTTCAACCTGATTAAGCCTTCTTTCTTCTCGAAATCAGCCGAATCCCCCTGAGTAGAATCCACACCAAACCAGGGTTCCAAACAGACATAGGGTGCATTTTTCTTCTGCATCGTCCAAATTCCAAAGTCAGGGAATCCAGTAAAATCCATAGTGACAGAAGAGGATGTCTTCTCTGATTTGAGGGTAATTTTGTCAGACTTCAGGCCGGAAAGAATGATAGCACCACGGTCAAAAAGACTATGGTTCAGATTCAGGCGGTTCTGATCCTTGAGAACTGGAGATGTTTCACCAGTCAAATACTCATCTTTATACCGGCGGCTAATCGTCTCATTCCGGTTAAACTCCAGGTAATAGTCTTCAAATTGTGTGCCAGAACTAAGGGGACAATTGAATCCGGGATGGGCGCCGATTGAAAAGAGCAGATCTTCAGTTTGGGGATTATTGACTGAAAAACCAACTTTGAGAACAGACTCTGTCAGCTTGTAAGTAACTTCTAAAACAAAGGCGAAGGGATAGTGCTTTTGAGTCTCTTCTGAATTACTGAGGCCTAGGCGGCAGAAATCCTCTTTTTCTTCTAAGATTTCAAAGGGCAATTGCCGTGCAAAACCATGATTATCCAGAAAAATAGTTTTATCCTTGTACTCCCAGCCATGGGGGAGAGATTGACCAATGATGGGAAAAAGGAGTGGAGAACGGCCTCTCCAGGAAGAAGAACTCCCCTGCCAGAGGTACTCTCTGCCCTCATATTGAAGACTTGTCAGCTCTCCTCCCAGGGGATCTATTAACGCTTTGATACGATTATTCTTTAGTTGAATCATGAGCCATGGTACACCCTCAATAGAGGAGAACGCAACTGATTCACCCGAAATAATGAAAAGATCAGAACATGACTATTGAGAAGGACCCGTCCCTTCAAGCTGTAAACTGAACATAGCCCAAAACCAGGAAGAACTGACCGGCTAGGTAGCTTGTCATCGTCAGAACCCGTTCATGGGGAATGACTTTTACAAATCGGTTCCAGGCATTCATGGTGTCAGAAATCATAAAAATCAGGGCTCCCAAAAGGGAGATCCACACGGCATTCCGCGGCTGAATACCAAAACATAAGGTCGTTGAAACTCCCATCAAAGCTATTACAGCAATATATACGGTGATGGGACCAAAGAGCTTCCCCATAAAGTTTTTCATTCCGAGAAAAACAAGAAATCCAAAGAGGAGAAATCCCATAGCTGGTATAAAAGCCGGAGAAAAAAGAGCAGAGAGACTGCCTTTCTTAAAAAACGCCATCACATAAAATAGATGGCCCACTAAAAAGGAGATCAGTCCCAGCTTAAACCAAGTCTTTTTATTCCCCTTGTCGGGTAACATTAGAAAGAGATCTCCCACCCATCCGCCGGCTAAAGCCGCAATGAACAGAAAAGAAAAGTTGAATTCTGTCAGGATATAAAAAAAAGCCAGCAGTGGCATGAGCAGGGGTTTGGTGCCATGACGTATCATCCTGGAATTGGCAACTTCACCAAGGACATGAAGTATTGAAATCAAAAGAAATGGTAGTGCTGGAAACAACATGACAGAAACTCCTGATGATTAAGATAAGGACTATTCATTTTATGCCCCTCCTGGGGGAGGCTGTCAAGAAAAAGGTTACGAAACTATCACTGTGTATTTTACATTTTCAGATTGAAGAATTATCCTTTAGAAGAATGAACTCTGGAGGAAGGAATGGAAGAAACAAAACTAAACCAATATTTAACATTTCGAATTACCGACGAACTCTACGCCATAAATGTAAGCTACATAAAGGAAGTTCTTGAATTCCAGTCAGTGTCCAGGGTTCCCAGGATGCCTGATTTTATGAGAGGGGTCATAAATCTGAGAGGAACTGTAGTTCCCGTTCTAGACCTCAAAATGAAATTCGGCCTGGGGGTGACCGAAAAAGGCATCGATACAAGCGTCATTGTTACCGAAATATCCATGGATAATGAAATAGTTGTGATTGGTTTGCTTGCCGATGCAGTTTATGAAGTGTTGGAGTTGGAAGAGGACGAAATAGAAGCGCCCCCCTACATTGGAACCCATGTCAACACTGAGTTTATCCAGGGAATGGGTAAAAAAGATGACAGCTTTATCATCGTCCTGGACATCCATAAAATCCTGACTTTTCAAGAGATACAAGCCACCCTTTCCGAAACAGGAAACTGAGAATCATGACTTCCGATTTGAAAGTGCTGCGTCTCAAACAGAAGCTGAATGACAATTTCGACAGGGCCATCGAAATGTGCCTACTGGAAAAGCTCCCCATGCAAAAGGCCCTTGGACGGGTACTCCCTCTGATCTGCCGCATAATCGGCGCACAAGAGATGATGATCCGTACCATGGATGAAAATTTGAATCAGATCAGCCTGAGGTCTAAGGGCTTTCAGAAGAACTGGGTTCACCTGGTTCCCCGGGACTTGCCGGAGAGGGATTTTGAGCCTAAGGCCTATTCCCTTGAAAATACCCGGCTGGTGGTGGCTTCATTGGATGTTGTTCATAGGGTCATCGGCCTATGCGCCTTTGCCTTCAATGCAGAATTGACCGTGGAAGAGATCCGTATAAAGGTCGATCTCGTGAACTCTGCAACAGAGCTATTGGACAACTACCTGGAAGGAATTGCCTCCAATGCCAGGAAACAAAATATCATCCAGTATTCCACTGAAGCCCTGAGAGACAGAGTTTTTGAAACAGGGGCAGACAAGGCTGTCAAGCAGCTCTGTGATGAGTTGAACCTGGCTGAATTTATTCTTGTGTATGGAGATATGGATGCCGCAGGAGGAGAGGATCTACGCTATAGATACTACAGTCACGGAAAATTGATTCATAATTCCATCGATAAACCGGATGAAACCTATACAATTATCCTTCAGGACAAGGATAAAGCTCTCAACCAGGATGACCACTCCTTTTCTGCTCTGCTCAAGGGGGAAGGAATCATGGAAAAAGCCCTGCACAACGGCATGAATACAAATTTGATTGGCAAATTGATCATACGTCCCGAAGGTGGTGGCTTGAATTCGGAAAGCCGGGATATCATCCGGATTTTTGCTGAATGCTTGTGTCAGAGGCTCTTTGACTACAACAGAGAACGTAGATACTTATCCCGGTGTTTCTGTGCCAAAGACGTCCAAAGGCTTCTGGGAGAGCCTGAATTTTATAAACGATACCTCAGTCCCAGAGAAGAGAATATTGTCATTTTATACACGGATATCACCTCCTTCACAGCAATTTGCGAAAAAGTTCTGGACAATGCATCGGAGATTGGAGCCTTGGTAAATGCATGGTCCCGTATGGTTCTGGATATCCTATATGGCTACGATGGGGTTTTTGATAAGATGGTAGGAGACTGTGTCATAGGTCTTTTCGGCCCTCCCTTCTTTGAATCATCCATGGAGAAGCGGACAGAGAATGCCATTTCTGCCGCGGCGGCAATTGTCAAAGGCACCATTGAATTGGGTCAATCTATGGGACTGGAGGAACGAATAAAAAAGGCAAATGTCGCAGATCATCTGACCACATCCAATGGAATCCATTGCGGTCCGACTTCGGTAGGATTCTTCGGGCCTAACGAGGACTACACAGGATTCTCATCTGCCATGAACCATGCGGCAAGGTTGCAGGGCCATGCCTCGGGAGGAGAGGTCTTAATCACCTCCAATCTCCTTGAAAACCTGCCTGGTGGTCCTCTGGGGATAGCCCCTCAGGAAGATCTGACAGTCGAGTTTGCCGGCCCTTGGGAAATTGCCGTTAAAAATGTGACAAAACCTTTGGAATATTACCGCTGTTTCTTCAATAAGGAAGTTAAATATGTCTAATCACCGCTGCTCCTGGTGTGGAAGCGATCCATTGTATACAGCCTACCATGATGAAGAATGGGGCGTTCCTGTGTATGAGAATGAAACGAAACACTTTGAAAACCTTGTACTTGAATCGGCTCAAGCCGGTCTCAGCTGGATTACAATCCTGAAGAGAAGAAAAACCTACAGACTCGCCTACGAGGGCTTTGATCCCTACCAGATTGCCTCCTGGGGAGAAAAGGATGTTCAAAGACTCCTTCAAAACCCGGGAGTTATACGAAACAGACTCAAGATCGAATCATCAATTAACAATGCCCGCTGTTTTCTCAAGGTGAAAGAGGAGTTTAGTAGTTTTTCGGACTATTACTGGCATTTTCAGGAGGGCCGCCCCATCATTAATCACTGGGATAATGAAGCAGAGATTCCCTCAAAGACCCCTCTGTCGGAAACCATATCAAAGGATATGAAGAAAAGAGGTTTTACATTCCTAGGACCCACAGTGACCTATGCGAACATGCAGTCCCTGGGCATGGTAAATGACCATATTAGGAGTTGTTTCAGATACAAAGAAGTCATGAAAAAATAAAACCCTTTCTGGCGACTCTACAACGGGTATCAATCCAACGAAGCAAAAAACATCTCATGGGATTCGGGTGTTCCGTAGTCTTCTATCTGATCAAGAGAGAGGCCAGGCGTATTCACGGTTGTGGTCACAATTTTCCTGTTGAAGGGATGGGTATCCGGATGATTCAAATACTCTTCCAAAGGCATCCAGTGAGCCTCTGAGATTTCTGAAGTTTCAATGGTGATCTCGCTGCTCAAGGGTTTCAGCCGGCATACAAAATAAATATCCGACATACCATAACGGTAACCATGCCAATGGCGGAAACAGTTCAGAGAGATAAACTCACTTTTAATCCCCGTCTCTTCCAACACTTCCCTGACAACAGCGTCGGCAATATGCTCACCTGGCTCGAGGGCTCCTCCGGGCAGCTTGTAATGCCTTCGGGTATGATGCTTCTCCTGAATGACCAAGATTCGGTTCTGTTCATCTATGAGAACGCCGCCGGCACCAAGGTAGTGGGTAGCGTAGCCGGGAACAAAGGCATCGGGCTGAAGCTTCAGGATCAATTGCAGTCCCTCCTCATTGGCATGATGATAGATAAAACCCTGAGAAACAGCCGTATGAATTAGAGGGGAAAGTTTCAAAGGTAAATACATCCACACCAGCTGAAGCCCCTGTGTGCGGAAATCCGTAATAGTATCACCCAATACCTTGTTAAAATATGCAGGATCTTCGGGAAAACTGTTCTCATCCAGAACAGCCCCTCCGAAGGGATTTAATTCATATGTCAAAAAATTCATGCTTCAGATTACAGGGAAAAGGCATCTCCTTCAAGGTTGAGAATCCAATATTTTACCTTGCAATGCCATCGTTCATCCCCAGAAGAAGAATACAAGAAGAACGATGATGCTCTATTTTGGTTTCAGAGAATGTTTTTCTTGCATCCTCAATGGAGAGGGTTCTATACTGTAAAAAAGAAAACACTTGAGGAGGACGTATATGTCAACAATTGCAATGGAAAATGGTCCTGTTCAGGGAAAATCCAGAATCTAAGCCATTCGTACTTCTTTCCCCTTAGACAAACCAACTCGGTCTTTTGAACAGGACTCCTACACCATATGTATTATGAATATTCTATGCAGGAGAAAATCATTGGACAAATCAGACTTACATCAAAACCCCGTTAAAATTGAAGATTGGGGATGGAATACACAATGGGAAGAAGCCTTTTCACTCTATAGAACACAGGGTTTGGACTGTGGCCGGGTTATAAGGGAGTCCCACCATATCTACACCCTTATAACAGCTCAAGGAGAGTGCCTATGCGAAGTTTCAGGCGCATTCCAATACAAAGCCATCGGTCCTCAGGACTACCCTGTCACGGGAGACTGGTGTGCCTTAAGAAGAGCCGGTAAGGGCCATGGCGTTCTGGAAGCACGGCTTCCCCGAAAAACAGCCTTTTCAAGACAAACCGCAGGAAACAGGAGCGATGAGCAGGTGCTGGCGGCCAATATCGATACCATCGGACTGGTATTTGCCATCGATGGTGGAAGGAACTTTACAAAAGGGAGCCTGGAGCGCTACTACACACTGGCAAAACACTCTGGAGCAGAGATACAGATTCTGCTGAACAAGGCGGACCTCTGCAGCGAGGAAGAAAGGTCTTGGGCTCTTAATTCAGCTGCAGAAGCAGCTCCAGGCTGCAGGATTTTATTGGTCAGCGCTCTCACAGGCCTGGGACTGGACCAGTGTAATAGAAAGAAAGGCGAAACCATAGCTCTCACCGGCCCATCAGGGGTGGGAAAATCGACTCTAATCAATTCTTTATCGGGCACAAATCTCCAAAAAACCAGATCTCAAAGGGAGAATGACAAGAGAGGACGGCATACCACCACACACCGGCAGATGTTTCGCCTGCCCTCAGGAGCTCTCTTTATTGATACACCAGGCATGAAAGAACTCCAAATGTGGGGGGATTTACAGGATGTAGACGCTGTTTTTACCGACATTGTCCAGATCGCAGAGGCTTGTCAATTCAGTGATTGTCGCCATGAACAGGAACCCGGCTGCGCCCTGCAGGCCGCCTTGCAATCGGGAGAATTGGATGAAAGGCGCTATGCAAACTATCTGAAACTCAAGAGGGAAATTGATTTCCTGAACCGTCGTCAGAATGACCAGGCTAAGAGGAATGAAAAAGATCGCTGGAAAAAAATCGCAAAGTTCCAAAAAGAGATGACAAAAGAGAGAAGAAACAGATAGTATTCAATCATCAATGCCGGCTTAGAACGGCAGCTTAGGGGAGTGTCACAATGGAAAAGATCATCAGTACAATGCAGGATATTCTGAGACAGGAGGCGGGGATCACAGACGACGCCAGTCCAACCCTTCTCCCTTTTTTCCTGGACACCCCCGAGGACTGTCCCTGTATTTTGATACTTCCGGGAGGTGGTTATCGTCTTACATCGCCCCGGGAGGCAGAGCCCATAGCCCGGGCCTTTAACAAACATGGCTTTCATGCCCTGGTCCTCCATTACAGAGTGGCCCCCCATCAGCATCCGGCCCCTCTTCTGGATGCCTCCAATACTCTAGCCCTACTCAGAAAAAATGCGACAGAACTGAGAGTGGATGCTCATAAAATTGTCCTTTGCGGTTTCTCCGCAGGAGGACATCTGGCGGCATCATTAGGGACACACTGGAACAAAGCTTATCTTCAAAATAAAATATGCACATCCCCCGGACTAAACCGCCCGGACGGACTGATACTCAGTTACCCGGTCATTACATCTGGGATTCATGCACACCGGGGATCTTTTGAACATTTACTGGGAGACGGGGGAGATCCGGCATTGCTGGAAGAAATGAGTCTTGAAAAACAGGTGACCAAGAACATGCCACCCTGTTTTATTTGGCATACAGGAGAGGACCAAGCGGTTTCAGTCGAAAATGCCTTCCTTTTGGCAGAAGCCTTGAGAAAAGAAAAGATTCCCATGGAAATGCATATATTCCCCGAAGGTCCCCATGGACTTTCACTGGCCACGGAGGAAACTGACGAAACGGAGGATGCCAGTATGACGATTCCCCATGTTAGCATCTGGATGGACCTGTGCGCCCGATGGGTAAAGATGTTTATTAGGTGAAGCCTTTGATCCTGTCAATTTCAAGATCTACATGGCCGCCTTCCTGATCGATCTTTCCCTGAATCAGATCTCTAACCTGGTCTGCCAGCTCGGATGATTTCTTTTTTAAGGATTCTCCGGGTTTCACAAGACCAGCGGTTGGAATGGGAGGCAGAATATGGATATGCACCCTCGCAGGGACCCAGGGAGAGTGCCTGATGAACCTGTTTCCATAAAGAACAACCGCTATGGGAATGATGGGGACTTCATTTTCTAGGGCAAGATAAAAGGCTCCCTTGTTAAAGGGGAGGAGTTTTTGTCCCCGGTATGTCATTTTCCCCTCTGGAAAAATTGTGACATATTCATTGCGGGTCATAGACTGTTTAACAGATGAAGCGATAGACATGGGATAGGTGTCATAAATCCCGAAAGCCCCATTGATCCGATGCAGCCACCCCACATCTTTCCTGAGAACATTGTTGGCTTCCACCGCATACCAGGTCGTTCGAGGCCAGGTTGTAGACCCAATATAATAGGCATCTAAATTCAAACAGTGGTTGGATATGATAATCCCTTTGGGTGTTTCTTTAAGGTAATTCTTACCATAAATCCGCAAGCCGCTGTATACATAAAAGAAGGGTCTCCAGAATACGGCGGTGATTAAATTGGCAAAGAAGACAAGGACCCTGAAAGCCCGTGTATGATTAATACGGAACAAATGGTTTTTTGAGTTCCCTAATCCTGTCATTTTCTATATTCCTTCTTTGGCAACTTTCATCAATCCTGATAGATACATGTTGCCTGGATAAATTTCTTCGGCTTTTTCCAGCCATGTGAGAGCTTCAGAATGTCGTTCATTCGAAACTAGGCCGTAAGCAATATGAGTATAGATATTAAATAAATCTTCCCGGTCTGCCGACCCCATTGTCAATGCCCTCTTAAGCACTTCAATTCCGGCGATGTAATCTCCTCCGTATTTTTTTGGAGTATAGATATCACTGGCGCCGTCTGCAATGAGAGCCTTTACATTTCCAGGATCGAGTTTAAGAGACTTTTTAAGGGTTCGTTTGACACTTAATCCATGAGCCAGAACATAACTGACCGGCTTCAAGAGGATCAACTCTCCCTGAATCTCCGAATACTGCTGATATCCTAAACTATCGGGATTCAGTTCTAGATACTCATTGATATAGTCCAAAGATTTCTCATAAAAATATATGGCTTCTTCCGGAGCCGTATAAAAATCCCTCAATTTCAGGTATTTCCCATTGCGGACCAAAACGTGGTGATCCACCACGGTCTGAGTATCGTCAAAGGATTGATAAGCTCTGGCCATCCAGTAATCGATCATGGAGTTATAGTAGTAGAATTCACTGGTATTCAGAGCTAGAGAATTTAGATCCGATTTTTTATCTTCATAATACTCTCTGACTTCCTGGTCACTATAGTCTTGCTGAAAGACAATTTCCCTCAAGTCATAAATGATTTTGTCAGCATCTTCATTTGTTCCTGCAAAAAGGGGAGACTGTATTAGAATGAGAAGCAACAATATACTTCTCCTTATTAAACGCTTTTTCATAAGCAATGATAATCCCTCAATCGTCTGTATTTTTAATACGGATAATTTTAACACCCCTGAACTCATTAGTGAAGTATAAGAGTGTTTATGTATTCTTTTCCTGAATATTGAAGCAAAAAAGTCCTCCAGGTCAGCTCGTTCATGTTTAAATGGACCTTTTGATACCAGAAGGACTTCTTAACTTAAATCAGTTGGTCTTTTTTCAATTGCTCTACTTGATCCATAACGGTCTTTTCCAAAGGAGTATATTCCATTTTAAGGTCCCTAAGGCTTTTACTGTTATCTACGGAAACAGAAAATCCGACATTATCCCTCACAAACTGACGGGAAAAACCTAGAGAGGGAGCTAAGAGCCACAGAAGCCATTTTGGAACCAGCCCTCGGGGAACCTTATATTGTCCCGGTTTAGAAGCTTCAATGATTTTTGCAAGAGTCAGGAGATTACCGCTTTCATGGGCAATAATATAACGTCCCTTTGCTTCTGGAGTGAAGGCGGCAAGGATATGACCTCTGGAGATATCCCGGACATCGGAAAAGACAAATCCCAAATCAGGGGCGCCTGATTTTATTTCTCCGCGGAGTATTC of Oceanispirochaeta crateris contains these proteins:
- a CDS encoding uroporphyrinogen decarboxylase family protein; translation: MNARERVLAVLNREKPDRVPVDIWLVPELVEQFKKELNVEDELDIYRKLDVDKIVWLGIPYKGVILKDPNEHQEINHWGVKFEAVQANQGVEYGEVSFNPLKGLETLEELDAYPWPSPDDFDYVTAAAEAKELAKEFVTLGPWVSLFEVYCQMRGLEDALMDTVMNPEFLHKALDYIADSQGEMVRRFLEAAEGAIDLVFLSDDMGSQTSLLMSPDSFDEFLFPRMKKWCDMIHSYGARVLFHTDGASEPIIPRLIEAGVDVLNPIQHVCTGMDCKSIKAKYGDKIIFHGGVENQKILPFGTAEEVAQETKMCLEELGPQGYLPCSCHFAQAGTPIANVMALIETVQNFSL
- a CDS encoding aldose 1-epimerase family protein codes for the protein MIQLKNNRIKALIDPLGGELTSLQYEGREYLWQGSSSSWRGRSPLLFPIIGQSLPHGWEYKDKTIFLDNHGFARQLPFEILEEKEDFCRLGLSNSEETQKHYPFAFVLEVTYKLTESVLKVGFSVNNPQTEDLLFSIGAHPGFNCPLSSGTQFEDYYLEFNRNETISRRYKDEYLTGETSPVLKDQNRLNLNHSLFDRGAIILSGLKSDKITLKSEKTSSSVTMDFTGFPDFGIWTMQKKNAPYVCLEPWFGVDSTQGDSADFEKKEGLIRLKKGQEFSCSYSLTLT
- a CDS encoding lysoplasmalogenase, whose product is MLFPALPFLLISILHVLGEVANSRMIRHGTKPLLMPLLAFFYILTEFNFSFLFIAALAGGWVGDLFLMLPDKGNKKTWFKLGLISFLVGHLFYVMAFFKKGSLSALFSPAFIPAMGFLLFGFLVFLGMKNFMGKLFGPITVYIAVIALMGVSTTLCFGIQPRNAVWISLLGALIFMISDTMNAWNRFVKVIPHERVLTMTSYLAGQFFLVLGYVQFTA
- a CDS encoding chemotaxis protein CheW, with the protein product MEETKLNQYLTFRITDELYAINVSYIKEVLEFQSVSRVPRMPDFMRGVINLRGTVVPVLDLKMKFGLGVTEKGIDTSVIVTEISMDNEIVVIGLLADAVYEVLELEEDEIEAPPYIGTHVNTEFIQGMGKKDDSFIIVLDIHKILTFQEIQATLSETGN
- a CDS encoding adenylate/guanylate cyclase domain-containing protein — translated: MTSDLKVLRLKQKLNDNFDRAIEMCLLEKLPMQKALGRVLPLICRIIGAQEMMIRTMDENLNQISLRSKGFQKNWVHLVPRDLPERDFEPKAYSLENTRLVVASLDVVHRVIGLCAFAFNAELTVEEIRIKVDLVNSATELLDNYLEGIASNARKQNIIQYSTEALRDRVFETGADKAVKQLCDELNLAEFILVYGDMDAAGGEDLRYRYYSHGKLIHNSIDKPDETYTIILQDKDKALNQDDHSFSALLKGEGIMEKALHNGMNTNLIGKLIIRPEGGGLNSESRDIIRIFAECLCQRLFDYNRERRYLSRCFCAKDVQRLLGEPEFYKRYLSPREENIVILYTDITSFTAICEKVLDNASEIGALVNAWSRMVLDILYGYDGVFDKMVGDCVIGLFGPPFFESSMEKRTENAISAAAAIVKGTIELGQSMGLEERIKKANVADHLTTSNGIHCGPTSVGFFGPNEDYTGFSSAMNHAARLQGHASGGEVLITSNLLENLPGGPLGIAPQEDLTVEFAGPWEIAVKNVTKPLEYYRCFFNKEVKYV
- a CDS encoding DNA-3-methyladenine glycosylase I, with translation MSNHRCSWCGSDPLYTAYHDEEWGVPVYENETKHFENLVLESAQAGLSWITILKRRKTYRLAYEGFDPYQIASWGEKDVQRLLQNPGVIRNRLKIESSINNARCFLKVKEEFSSFSDYYWHFQEGRPIINHWDNEAEIPSKTPLSETISKDMKKRGFTFLGPTVTYANMQSLGMVNDHIRSCFRYKEVMKK
- a CDS encoding NUDIX hydrolase, which codes for MNFLTYELNPFGGAVLDENSFPEDPAYFNKVLGDTITDFRTQGLQLVWMYLPLKLSPLIHTAVSQGFIYHHANEEGLQLILKLQPDAFVPGYATHYLGAGGVLIDEQNRILVIQEKHHTRRHYKLPGGALEPGEHIADAVVREVLEETGIKSEFISLNCFRHWHGYRYGMSDIYFVCRLKPLSSEITIETSEISEAHWMPLEEYLNHPDTHPFNRKIVTTTVNTPGLSLDQIEDYGTPESHEMFFASLD
- the rsgA gene encoding ribosome small subunit-dependent GTPase A, which gives rise to MDKSDLHQNPVKIEDWGWNTQWEEAFSLYRTQGLDCGRVIRESHHIYTLITAQGECLCEVSGAFQYKAIGPQDYPVTGDWCALRRAGKGHGVLEARLPRKTAFSRQTAGNRSDEQVLAANIDTIGLVFAIDGGRNFTKGSLERYYTLAKHSGAEIQILLNKADLCSEEERSWALNSAAEAAPGCRILLVSALTGLGLDQCNRKKGETIALTGPSGVGKSTLINSLSGTNLQKTRSQRENDKRGRHTTTHRQMFRLPSGALFIDTPGMKELQMWGDLQDVDAVFTDIVQIAEACQFSDCRHEQEPGCALQAALQSGELDERRYANYLKLKREIDFLNRRQNDQAKRNEKDRWKKIAKFQKEMTKERRNR
- a CDS encoding alpha/beta hydrolase encodes the protein MEKIISTMQDILRQEAGITDDASPTLLPFFLDTPEDCPCILILPGGGYRLTSPREAEPIARAFNKHGFHALVLHYRVAPHQHPAPLLDASNTLALLRKNATELRVDAHKIVLCGFSAGGHLAASLGTHWNKAYLQNKICTSPGLNRPDGLILSYPVITSGIHAHRGSFEHLLGDGGDPALLEEMSLEKQVTKNMPPCFIWHTGEDQAVSVENAFLLAEALRKEKIPMEMHIFPEGPHGLSLATEETDETEDASMTIPHVSIWMDLCARWVKMFIR
- a CDS encoding lysophospholipid acyltransferase family protein; this encodes MTGLGNSKNHLFRINHTRAFRVLVFFANLITAVFWRPFFYVYSGLRIYGKNYLKETPKGIIISNHCLNLDAYYIGSTTWPRTTWYAVEANNVLRKDVGWLHRINGAFGIYDTYPMSIASSVKQSMTRNEYVTIFPEGKMTYRGQKLLPFNKGAFYLALENEVPIIPIAVVLYGNRFIRHSPWVPARVHIHILPPIPTAGLVKPGESLKKKSSELADQVRDLIQGKIDQEGGHVDLEIDRIKGFT